The following proteins are encoded in a genomic region of Fusarium oxysporum f. sp. lycopersici 4287 chromosome 1, whole genome shotgun sequence:
- a CDS encoding hypothetical protein (At least one base has a quality score < 10) yields MDINQQFTPGMLSFTDQPEFDYAAFLQADDITFGEGAQTQQQVPSDSSDKATPPSTTSGSSSELVAQPSAQKQRLERRGHTKSRRGCYNCKRRRIKCQETRPACGHCTKTGLKCEYPSMPQITHQPHHQIPLFSLQDMRFFQHFLTQCYPHHPLKQEDIWTHEIPCIAHNHEYLMHAILGFSASELMRNDASIVSSAMNHRIKAIRAIKKRLAETARSSMDYEEANAMVATCYALTFQSVSLDDGLAEYLTFIRGIMIVGMQMLFRGIKPIFENMMEPDQDALLEPLMQGLPLIPKGYTDSAMEALTNLKPLCTQPVEVEYHHHLVKMVEKLYINSWDAYKAYTSQYGWWMLLPHDTFQALIDPDNQVMMLLHSHWVAINEIMSPISGQERNVSEKYPPQRDGQPQLDPGFARWLKHINANIDLEHQIYNQWPMWVEEQLDHDITFFGRA; encoded by the exons ATGGACATAAATCAACAATTCACTCCGGGAATGCTGTCATTCACCGATCAGCCCGAGTTTGATTACGCCGCCTTTCTCCAAGCTGACGATATCACGTTTGGCGAGGGTGCCCAGACCCAACAGCAAGTACCATCAGATTCCTCAGACAAAGCTACCCCACCAAGCACAACATCAGGGTCTAGTAGTGAACTGGTTGCTCAACCTTCTGCTCAGAAACAAAGACTTGAGCGAAGAGGCCATACCAAGAGTCGAAGAGGTTGCTACAACTGCAAGAGAAGGCGTATCAAG TGCCAGGAGACTCGGCCTGCGTGTGGCCACTGCACCAAGACGGGCCTGAAGTGCGAGTATCCATCTATGCCTCAGATCACACATCAG CCGCATCACCAGATTCCTCTATTCAGTCTCCAGGATATGCGCTTCTTCCAGCACTTTCTGACGCAATGCTACCCTCATCATCCCTTGAAGCAAGAGGATATCTGGACCCATGAGATCCCATGCATTGCCCACAAC CATGAATACCTTATGCACGCAATCCTCGGTTTCTCGGCATCTGAACTTATGAGGAATGACGCCAGTATTGTTTCGTCAGCCATGAACCACCGTATCAAGGCAATAAGAGCAATCAAGAAGCGTCTGGCTGAGACTGCCAGAAGCTCAATGGACTATGAGGAAGCGAACGCTATGGTAGCTACCTGTTACGCTCTTACATTTCAGTCCGTGAGCTTGGATGATGGATTGGCGGAGTATCTGACCTTCATCCGTGGTATCATGATTGTGGGAATGCAAATGTTGTTCCGAGGTATAAAACCGATATTTGAAAATATGATGGAGCCGGATCAGGATGCCTTACTTGAACCCCTAATGCAGGGCCTCCCACTAATTCCAAAGGGCTATACAGACTCTGCAATGGAGGCTCTTACGAATCTCAAGCCACTGTGTACGCAGCCAGTCGAGGTTGAgtatcatcaccatctcgTCAAAATGGTCGAAAAGCTCTACATCAACTCGTGGGATG CATATAAAGCATACACATCACAATACGGCTGGTGGATGTTACTTCCACACGACACCTTCCAAGCTCTCATTGATCCCGATAACCAGGTCATGATGCTGCTTCACTCACATTGGGTCGCCATCAACGAGATCATGTCTCCTATCAGTGGGCAAGAACGAAACGTATCTGAAAAGTACCCTCCACAGAGAGATGGCCAGCCACAACTTGATCCTGGTTTTGCCCGATGGCTTAAACATATTAATGCTAATATCGACCTTGAGCACCAGATTTATAATCAGTGGCCGATGTGGGTGGAGGAACAGTTGGATCATGATATTACCTTCTTTGGAAGGGCTTGA
- a CDS encoding F-type H+-transporting ATPase subunit epsilon: MTAAWRAAGLTYNRYLAIAARVVRRSLKEDKRIAAERRGEMDLRFSKWQVRRYGNRKDSEKSDAD, from the exons ATGACTGCTGCGTGGAGAGCCGCTGGTCTTAC CTACAACCGCTACCTGGCCATCGCCGCCCGCGTTGTCCGCCGAAGCTTGAAGGAGGACAAGAGAATTGCTGCCGAGCGCCGAGGCGAGATGGATTTGCGATTCTCCAAGTGGCAGGTAAGGCGATACGGGAACCGAAAAGACAGCGAAAAAAGCGACGCAGACTAA
- a CDS encoding F-type H+-transporting ATPase subunit epsilon, translating to MTAAWRAAGLTYNRYLAIAARVVRRSLKEDKRIAAERRGEMDLRFSKWQNGKQGEPKNLAAANAAIAAENAA from the exons ATGACTGCTGCGTGGAGAGCCGCTGGTCTTAC CTACAACCGCTACCTGGCCATCGCCGCCCGCGTTGTCCGCCGAAGCTTGAAGGAGGACAAGAGAATTGCTGCCGAGCGCCGAGGCGAGATGGATTTGCGATTCTCCAAGTGGCAG AACGGTAAGCAGGGTGAGCCCAAGAACCTCGCCGCTGCCAACGCCGCCATTGCCGCTGAGAACGCTGCTTAA